In the genome of Sphaeramia orbicularis chromosome 13, fSphaOr1.1, whole genome shotgun sequence, one region contains:
- the LOC115431892 gene encoding F-box only protein 40, with amino-acid sequence MMVRSRKTRVGQHEHCDKCYNLHCQVSVQISVSCMVIKCHKNCGASLHMCKEDEHRLLCPNETVRCLNAHYGCPLTMQRHRLAKHLEVCPASVVSCSQEWNRWPISDTDRAFYRNVSENPQAKLDLDTAIALRDQELLFRSIKMKNIFPELMVEDSAPQATSAGVNSPAGEGACSVDYVEFAENGCSVIEGKELSKEERDALARSRDVENIQNYSSWERIFKKEMEGCKETVKNLKRLDEKVEEKEEQESQNCQRETRDSHQGQETAAAAPDMIGATGLAPWEDGVLERLGKEVNIAEYNMYLAHNGAMLINFGQLAACTPREKDFVYGNLEPIEIKTIRSFNVPKSYRVKRNYTKDPSCKAKSVHQSVDTADLGVSLEDLPKCDEISATLLCSLEKELKGHLISQGSSTDGLYIDVGTQTYNFASAPFKTNASLADVVADKPLGLYVNTEAESVTRRHNKFSSAFSYMCGHFFRRDEYCSHFRNVHSDIQAGLNGWFQQRCPLAYLGCTFTQTRFHPSGHRGTIKYCQDVNTLVLQPEVPSSLLCESEKTFRNLGCNMDHLSSLPLEILQHIAGYLDSFTLSQLSQVSHLMRDVCSTLLQERGMVSLKWEKKTYSHGGSSWRCRKKVWEFSFVFSTVDTWNFSNIRSMSDHLKTCPFYQREERTQPTALACLGEVRDKQGDEVKHRR; translated from the exons ATGATG gtgAGGAGCAGAAAGACGAGAGTGGGGCAGCATGAGCATTGTGACAAGTGTTACAACCTCCACTGTCAAGTTTCAGTGCAGATTTCCGTGTCATGCATGGTAATCAAGTGTCATAAAAACTGTGGCGCCTCCCTCCACATGTGCAAAGAAGACGAGCACCGGCTTCTCTGTCCTAATGAGACAGTCCGCTGCCTCAACGCCCACTATGGCTGCCCTCTCACCATGCAGCGCCACCGGCTCGCCAAACACCTGGAGGTCTGTCCTGCCAGTGTTGTCAGCTGCTCTCAGGAGTGGAACCGTTGGCCTATTTCAGACACAGACCGAGCCTTCTACAGAAATGTTTCAGAAAACCCACAAGCAAAGCTGGACCTCGACACTGCTATAGCTCTCAGGGACCAAGAGCTGCTATTCCGATCCATCAAAATGAAGAACATTTTTCCTGAATTGATGGTGGAGGATTCTGCCCCTCAGGCTACGAGTGCTGGGGTTAACAGTCCAGCAGGTGAAGGAGCCTGTTCTGTAGATTATGTTGAATTTGCAGAAAATGGCTGCAGTGTAATAGAGGGAAAAGAATTGAGTAAAGAGGAGAGAGACGCCTTGGCAAGGAGCAGGGATGTAGAGAATATTCAGAACTACAGCTCCTGGGAGAGAATATTCAAGAAGGAGATGGAGGGATGCAAGGAAACTGTCAAAAATCTGAAAAGGTTGGACGAAAAagttgaagaaaaagaagagcaaGAATCACAGAACTGTCAGAGAGAGACAAGAGACTCTCACCAGGGCCAAGAAACTGCTGCTGCAGCTCCAGACATGATTGGTGCGACTGGCCTTGCGCCATGGGAAGATGGAGTCCTTGAGCGGCTCGGAAAAGAAGTCAATATTGCTGAATATAACATGTATCTGGCGCACAATGGGGCAATGCTCATCAACTTTGGACAACTTGCAGCTTGCACTCCGAGGGAAAAAGATTTTGTTTATGGCAACCTGGAGCCGATTGAGATTAAAACTATCCGATCTTTTAATGTTCCTAAAAGCTATCGAGTAAAACGCAATTATACGAAAGACCCTTCATGCAAAGCTAAGTCCGTACACCAAAGCGTAGACACTGCTGATTTGGGCGTGTCGCTTGAGGATCTTCCAAAATGCGACGAAATTAGCGCCACACTCCTTTGCTCACTGGAAAAAGAACTCAAAGGGCATTTAATCTCCCAGGGCTCGTCTACAGATGGACTTTACATAGACGTCGGAACGCAGACGTATAACTTTGCCTCAGCTCCATTCAAAACCAACGCGTCGCTTGCTGATGTTGTCGCAGATAAACCACTTGGGCTTTATGTAAATACTGAAGCTGAATCTGTCACTAGAAGACACAACAAATTCAGCTCAGCCTTCAGTTACATGTGTGGCCACTTCTTTCGCCGGGATGAGTATTGCTCTCATTTCAGGAATGTGCACTCTGACATCCAGGCCGGTTTGAACGGCTGGTTCCAACAACGCTGCCCCTTAGCATACCTTGGCTGCACTTTCACCCAGACCAGGTTTCACCCCTCAGGTCACCGAGGTACAATCAAATACTGCCAGGACGTCAACACCCTCGTCCTCCAGCCAGAAGTGCCTTCATCCCTCCTGTGTGAGAGCGAGAAAACCTTCAGAAATCTTGGCTGTAATATGGATCACCTGAGCAGCTTGCCCCTGGAGATCCTTCAACACATTGCCGGTTACCTTGACAGTTTTACATTATCCCAGCTGTCCCAGGTCTCCCATCTGATGAGAGATGTCTGCAGCACATTGTTGCAGGAAAGAGGGATGGTTTCTCTCAAGTGGGAGAAAAAGACATATTCTCATGGGGGGAGTTCCTGGAGGTGTCGAAAGAAA GTTTGGGAGTTCAGCTTTGTGTTTTCCACCGTGGACACATGGAACTTCAGCAATATTCGCTCCATGTCGGATCATCTAAAAACCTGTCCCTTCTACCAGAGAGAGGAGAGGACCCAGCCGACGGCGTTAGCCTGCCTGGGAGAGGTCAGAGACAAGCAGGGAGATGAAGTAAAGCATAGAAGATGA
- the ttc36 gene encoding tetratricopeptide repeat protein 36, with product MPSFFLSLVSLHTGKMASVHDRAVLQAIFNPTTPFGDIPGLNQEEELIDDDSGFDTELLKQVKELEMRGVSAAEAGDLQAALQLFSQAIQILPQRASAYNNRAQALRLQGNTAGALQDLNEAISLSGGCGRTGCQALVQRGLLRRLVCQNDEARADFEKAAALGNEFARQQAVVLNPYAALCNRMLSEVINKLRNPEVPEME from the exons ATGccatctttctttctgtctttggtTTCTCTACACACTGGTAAAATGGCTTCGGTGCATGACAGAGCCGTACTCCAGGCTATATTCAACCCTACAACCCCCTTTGGAGACATCCCTGGCTTGAACCAGGAGGAGGAATTAATTGATGATG ACAGTGGCTTTGACACAGAGTTGCTGAAGCAAGTGAAAGAGTTGGAGATGCGGGGTGTCTCGGCGGCTGAGGCTGGGGATTTGCAAGCTGCACTTCAACTGTTCAGCCAGGCAATCCAGATCCTGCCTCAGCGAGCCTCAGCCTATAACAACCGGGCACAGGCCCTACGGCTGCAGGGGAACACAGCAG GAGCTCTGCAGGACCTGAATGAAGCCATCTCCCTGAGCGGCGGCTGTGGACGGACCGGCTGCCAGGCGCTGGTGCAGAGAGGCCTTTTACGTAGATTAGTTTGCCAGAATGATGAAGCCAGAGCAGACTTCGAGAAAGCGGCTGCGCTCGGAAATGAGTTTGCTCGACAGCAGGCGGTCGTACTTAATCCGTACGCAGCTCTGTGCAACCGGATGCTGTCGGAGGTCATCAACAAGCTGCGCAATCCGGAAGTACCCGAAATGGAGTAG